The segment ATAATGCTATAGGCACAcgtttgttttaatgttttacatCGTCTGTTAGTGCAGTCACCATGAAGCCCCTGTGTGACTCTACAGCCCATATACAGAGGAGGCTTCACGGCCCCATCTCAGACACCAGTCTCCTCTACATGTgataagtacattaaaccgtgcgCTTCTGATTGCGATGTAAACAACTGAACTCATAAAACGTTGTGACTCAGTCACCGCATCTTACAGTCTACGTCAGCTGTTACCTTCAGATCGCACTGTATCAGCCAAAGTATCATGGAAACCACTATAATACCTGCTTGGCCTTAAATGCAATAACTTCTGTGACTCACTCATGGGAGGAGAGCGCTCATATAAtttgaagggggaaaaaaaataaaatattctgcaAGACATGTATGTAGAGCAGGTCATGTTATACTGTTTTATGATCACACATGTCGTTGGTTGGTGAGTAGTTGAAGCTCCTAAAACATCTCTCCATTCACTTGAATGGTATTGAGCATTTTTCTTTAGAAAACACCAGGTACCGGTCTGGCAAAAGCCTAATGTTACATTCTTCTGGACGCGgtgtttttaaaaggaaaataaaagaaaaagaaaaagaaaatcagtCTGACCGTAGCCAACAGCGCCGGGATACCGCGTGCTGGGGAGAGAGCATTGAATGGCGATGTTTGCGGTAATCAATTAATACTTAATTCTGTCTTTCAATTCATTACAAGAAGGTGGCTGTAGAGAGTAATAAAGTGCTGtaactcacagcaaccaatcaggtacCTGCTTTTATAAGTCTAGAGCAGGTAGAACGATGATTTTTGATTGGTCGCTGTAAGAAAACAGCAGATATATTCTAATGACTATTTTATCAAACAGGCTCCGTTGACTTGAGGTTGTTCACTTTGATGCAATTCCTTCTACCCACCCTCAAAAAAAACCACCTCTCTTTAGAGGAAATACCACTAGTTTCGCTTGCCACGTATCCCATTACCTGAAGTTGGATGCAGGACTGTATGTAACGCTGACAATATTCACTGCAGGATAAACAAATACTTTAAATACTTTATAAACAAGATGACACTTTTTGCTTGCGCTACCGATCACTAGCGTGGTCCAGAATTATAGATTTATCCATGCCGATTTTGATGTGATAATCTACGACAGGACATTAtagtataacataatataatcaGTTATGGGTACAAGGAAGCTGGGTGAGCACTGAATGGTGACtagagcgaaatattaaaaaaagaagtatAATCTAAAAAGTGCAGCCGGAAACCCTCTTTATATTAACTGGCTCCTTAGGGGATGTATTCCTAAGGAAAATCTGTGATAAAGTAAATATAGGCTTGGTGGCTAACCGAGAATGGACAAATTCAATTTTAAATCTTCTGGGAGCCCGAGATAGGTGCGATATATACACAAGTTATTCCCCTAAGAGCTGTGATCTATCGGACACGGTGCAGTAAACGTGATCACTTTTACAGAGGTTTGAATAAATATCCAGCTCTGAGCTTCCGATTTCATTTACCGGTATTTTGAACAAGAATAATAACTTCAATTAAAGTCACACTTTGAGAAGTACAAAgattgcattttagttgtaaccGTCAATATGTAATGATTTTGCTGATGGAAATATCAGAATTTCTCATTTGTACCAGGACATTAGTGTTTCATTAATGACGTGTAAGAGACACGTCCCATTGGCTGCAATATCATCtatcagtacacacacacacaattatctTGAGCCATTTGCAACCAAATTGTTGTATTAAGGAGATTTACATGTAGAAACGAGATGGGTAAATTCTTTATACAAAGCGATCCAGGAGTCACATGATAAACGGTCTATTTATTGAAGAAAACGGTTAGTGCAATTAGCGCTtcatacaaagatacaggttttgcTACATAAACACTTATGTCTGAGACCcctaaaataaagaatataaagcAGCTGTGAGCAGGGGGAAAAAATACATCATTCAACCCATTCTCGGCAACGCCACAAATGGAAGAGATTGCAGTTCATGGAGATGCGGCACAAAAGACACAGTAATGTAACAATACGAGCGAGACCTGAGTACAactgagattgtgtctgacatAGGACAGTGACCCCTAGTGGCCTGCCTGGCCTATAACACACGGCTAGGCCCGTTGGCATCTGAAAGACTTGGCATGATTGCAACCACACAGTGGGCACATACACAGATTATACAGCGGCTCCTCTCCTGCGTGCTAAATAGCAGAGCTAAACTGCTTAAAGGGCCTCTAAACCAAATGCAACTTGTCCAATGGAAAAAAGAGCAAGTAGCAATATCGATAAttaatgtaaatatacatttcatTAAACTTAACCATTTCATTTGAAAGTATTACACTATTGACTTTTATATTAGTGATTTTTAATTAGGTTACAGTACTTGTTAGCCTAAGTAGTACTGCTGCAATTGCTATATACAGAGAACATTTGGCTAGTGGTTAGATCTCCTATACAGCAGGGCACAACGCCACCTGCAGGTTGTAAGAGGAATTGGTCTTCTGCATCTGCTGGTAATTTTGATCCCAGTATCTCGCTGATTACCTGCTATCACTTTGTGTTTCGTACCGAGAGCTCCAAAGGAATTTCAATTTTGCATTTATTCATAAAGAGACAAATTATGGGAACAGTTGTTTGACGGTAtgttggctgggacttgtagtgccaaacgctttttaatgtgttttttttttttattaaaccccTTTAAACTTTTCAGGGAGTAAACTAACAACAGAAGATTTTACACATCAGCCTGATGGGGGCAATGAAAGTATTCTTCTCTAGGCACACTAGACTTCCTGTCATTAAGCTTATTATAGAGGAAAAACCTCACTTCCTGTTCATCTAACTAGTCGCCGTTTTACATTGGACCTGGCTGTATTGGGCCCTTTAAGCAGTTGAGATACCAAACCAACCTAACATACGGTAAGTGCACTTAGAGGATTGCATACAATcccagtaataatataataatctttCATATATGCCACAAATATCCTGTAAATCGTAGTCTGGAGGCTGATAGATATCTCTATTTAATATATGGGTATTTACAAACAAAAGGGTGAGAAGCATTTTCTGCGTGTGGGGAGAGGGATAAGTTCATAAATCTTTCTTTATGATCTGAATAATTTATCGACCAATCTGTTCTCAGAACAAGAGCCATATTATATAcctataaaaagaaaatagaagTCAGACTTTACACTGTATAATGGGAGTTTTGACCTGTGATACAGTAGCAAAAAGGTTGAAAAACTCTGACAAGTAAAATTAGCCAGAAATTCATTTATCGTGCCTCAAATTTAAAaaaggcccttttttttttgcaaataaattgtttttctcCCATATTATTTCATGTTGTGATTCCAGTCTCCATCTGGTGGCAGCGCAGGGAACTGCACTGGCAGTGGCTCAGTAATGTGCGTCTCTGATGAAGCGGGTGCTATCGCTTTTTCATCTTGGGCTTTTCCGGCTTTGTTTTTCGGTTTAATTCCTCCTCTTCTCGTCTCAGCTCCTCTAGATCCTCCTGAATGCCTAATCGCAGGCTGAGAGGGAGATAATTAACACATTATAATCAAGTCTTGCAATTAGCAAACCATAAAGTGACAATTGTACGTCCTTTGATGCCATGTGATTTGTTTACTCTCATCATCTGCTCCATCTACAGAAACAGTGACACCACATCAACAACCGATGATATGACGCCATTTGTACATATAATTCGTATTTACACATCCTGAACAAGAGGAAgtaaaatcagtttttttttatttaaaaatagacaATTGGGGCTCCAGCAAGGAGTAATGCCTCTGCCCATCACGCTGCACCAGAGTCAGTGTGCCATAGAACTATTACAAGTGCCAGCTGTTACCAAGCTGGGCCACGCCATGTTGGCAGACTGATACTATGGCACGATGCCCAATATTAGACTCATTTGTGGAAGCCCAATTTCACCAGGAGGGTCCCACCATCACTCATAAGGGGGAGTGGGTCACTGTTCCATACAGTGGATTTGTCCTTTATTATATAGAATTTAACTGCAGAAAACCGGTTCCATCTTTTCTGCCCAATTCGGTGGCAAAATAATGTGTGGTTTTCATTTAGCAGCAGGATGGTGGAAGAGGCAGGTTCACGACTGCGGAGATCCATCAGCCGCTCAGTAGTGAAACGCTCCCTTAGGTTAGCGTCTCCCTCGCTGCGCTCTCACTACAGCTTTTCAATCATTAACCGTTAAATCCCAGGCTTCGTTCACTGATGTTTGTCTCTAAATAACTATGAACTATTATACGGTTATAAAGTTTTGCGTTGCCCAGATACCCTTCCCTGCAGGCCACAAGTCATCCTCGGTGAGAGCAATGACTGAACGCTGGCAGATCACATACCTTCTGGCCTCCTCTTTCTGTTGTTCTCGGAAAGTGCTCTCCATGTACCGCAGAGCGTAGTCACTCTCGTCTTTATACCTGGAAGTAGGAGCAGAGAACCTCAGAACATACAGATATCACATCACTCACATCGTCTACAGTCCATTGAGAGCCCCATAAACTAGCAACATTTACGTAAATGTTTTCTAATTGAGAAGTACGTTGCAGACATCCTAAATATCATGCTATTATTGtctctacattttatttttgagagAATACAGGAATACTAAAGTGTCTTCCCAAAACATGCATCTACTAtacctgtggaactacaaatcccagaagCTAACTTGTAGGACATGCCGAGAGGCATAGCCTGCCTAAAGCTAGATTGGACCTCAATAAGGATGACAGATGTATATTGTGACTAAACAAAACGCTGACTATTTTCCATTATGTTCCAAACTatattatagctttatttttttataccaatcCATTGTACTCTGTAAAATGCTAAACATATCATATGTAGATTTGTTGACCAGTCTAACTTTCAATATTAAAGACATGCAATATGTTTTACTGGTATAATGATTATGTTCTAGATCACCCGTTTAGTATTTATACTGTCGTGCTCCCTCTACGCGGCTACTTACTTCGTTCTGTCGTAGCCAAATATCTCCCGGATGTGCCTGGAGATCTCATCCTGGGGCTCTCCTCCATCATCAATGAAATCTTCCATATCTGAGTCAAACTCCTCGTCATCAAGGACTCGCTTATAGGAGCTAGTGATGGGTGGCAGAGGGGGACCTGCACAAAACAGAGGGGACAAGGATGGTACAAAGCTGCTTACACCAAAAATGACACCATGACAAGATCAACAACACACGAATGTAAGGTTTGTACCCATGTGTGATCGCACACCTTTACCTAAAACATTAGCATGGCCTCCTCCAAAGTAAAGCTCCCCTAGTATCTATTAGGTGAGGAGCCTTCCCCTGAGACGACAGCCGCCAAGTTAGTAACTACTACGGATAGTTGTGATGGTGTCGATTGATTGACTGACAACGCCTCATCTGAAGCATTATTAACTCCCGTTTGTGCCACCAAGTCTCAATATTAAGCCAACATTGCATATTCAACACAAGGGGCATCCACAAGAGGGCGCTAACAAGAGTTGAAGGATATTCAATGGTGGTTCTCAAATTTAAATAACCCTTTTCCCTTACTACTGgctggtaaaaaataaataagggcTTAAAGCAATACAGAGCCATGTTTTTCCATCATCATTTTGCTGTTACTTACAGTATTTCCGGCATTAGAAGCCGACATCTTTACTTACTAGATCCTATTTGTTGCACATTTTGTCTAAacaaaatttgtatttttgttttgaacCCTTTACAAGCATAAAAGACGTTTGCAGTGTAATCCACAGGAGAATATTACCGATGAccgtatataattttatttacaagCTGTTGGCATCGCTCATTCTACGCTCCGGAGCAGAGTAGTCACGCAGGTCATAGAATCAGGGAAATGGCCAGAACAGACACCGAACATTCTAGAACTCTTATTATGCAAATCCACAATGGTCGGTCCCACATTCGGGAGCACTATGTAACAGTTATGTAGGTGAAAGCTATATTTACACAGCAGTGTGGATTCACATAGCCCTGTACATTAGGCATGTTGAATTTTTATCTTACATACCTGGAGGTCGTGGCATAACTCTATGCCCAGATGGTGGTGGTCCAGATCTCATTCCATTCATTTGTCCAGGTCTTACTCCATTTACCTGCCCCGGCCTCATTCCATTTACTGGTCCGTTGGCAGATTTAGGAACAAAATTTTTTGATGAAATGGTTTCAGACACCACTGTACATTTGGGTTTTGATCCAGACCCCATTACCGGATTATTACCCGGCCTTCCTGGAGCAGAATTAGGAGGAAGTCTTGAAGAACCCAAAGTTGGGCCACCTTGTTGGCGCACAGATGATGATCCAAGTTCTCTGCCCGAAGGAATGACTTTAGGCCTACTAGCCGACGAGGGGGTTCCACCGGCTGGTCGGTTAGACCCAGATACGCCAGATGGACGTGCAGAACTTAAGCTGCTGGTTGAGTGTCCGCCTCTACTTGGATTTGTTGAACTAGAGCTGCCAAAGGGTTTGACCGAGCCAGAGCTGCTAGAGGGTCGTACAGAGTTGGATCCAGAGCTGCCAGAAGGGCGGACAGAGCCAGAGCCGCCGGAAGATTTTGTGGAACCCGAGCTTCCCATTGGCCGGGCAGAAGCAGAAACTGGTGCTCCAGAAGGACGTCCAGAACCAGAATTGGATGATCCAGGGGGCCTTGAATTGCTAGTTCCACCTGAAGGACGCACAGAACTGGGACCAAAGCCTCCTGGTGGCTTCCCAGAACTTGACCCCCGAGAAGAGACAGTCTCTTTAAGCTTTCCATTTGTGCTGACCATACCTGATCTAGAAGACGAAGATTGCTTAGCACCAAGTTCTTTGCCAGACGATGACTTGGAATTTCCATTAGAGGAAACCTTTGAGACTTTACTGTGGGCAACAGATACAGGTTTCTCTGATCGGCTGCTCATATCGGAGTGTTTCTTAATTGTCCCTTTTTCTCCACTTCGTACTCTCTCATGACTACTACTTTTGGACACAGAGCTGTTCTTTAGTCTTTGGTCCTCGGAACGGCCTACTTTGGAAGAGGAATGTTTATCTGAAGAGCTCTTACTAACTTTTACAACCTGGCTGTTCGTTTTTGCTGGTTTTTCAAAGGTTTTCTCAGTTTTCTGAATTTTTCTCTCTAAAAATTCTATTTCTCGGATTTCTTCGGCAGTCCTTGGTCTTTCAAAGTTCTTTTTCACGGGCTTCACAATTTCCACCGGTTCGAATTGTTTTTTCTCCGCCAGTCGCAACAATTCCTCAAAGTTCATGGCTGGCGGAGGAGGCTTCTTGACGTGGGAAAACTTCTGTTTTTTAGGTGGTGGTGGGGTCTCTTCAACCTCCTCCTGCTCAGACTCGGTCTGTGAAAATTCATACATTTCCTCCTCGGTCAAGTAGTCGTCGTTCTCAGCGTGACCGCTGGCATTGGGGTGCTTCTGTGGGCTTGAGCTACGTTTCTTAGGTTTATCTTCCACCGGAATGCCGTTGTAGCCCCTGAAATTGTCCTTGGTTCTAGAAGCCATTGCCCTGGCTTTCTTGTCATGTTTCAGCTCTTTGCGTTTCGCCAAAAGCTCCTCTTTCATTCTTTTTTCTCTCAGTTCTAGAAGGTGAAAGAACAATATGAAATGCAAAAATGGCAAAACGTGAACTGTGGTTTGTGTGCGAGTAAAGGGGAGGTTCACGTTCCTTATAAATACACAAATCAAGGCTTACATACTTTTCTACAAGTTGGCCTTGATCACACATTTGTTTGGGTCTCTGCGAGAAGCATTGGAACGTTCTGCTCACAGACGCAGCATAATAAGACATAGAAACGCCAGTAAACTCACTGACGACGAGTCTGTCACCCCACTATGAAGAATATGGAGCTATATACGTCAGAGGCTATAGGCCCCTACAGACATGGCAGTAATTGTTACCTTTCTGGCGAGTCTCCTCATCTTTCTTTCGGAGAAAAGCCTGAACTGCGGCCGACTGTACTCCTTTCACCTTGGGGTCCTTCTTAGGAGGTCCCACTGCCAAGCTGTACCGTTTCTGTCAGACAGGAGAAAACACTCATTTAATCACATTGCCCCACAAGCTCCTTCTCCACAAAACTTCCAATACAACTAAAACGTCTTCAATAAGCAGAGTCTTAAGAACAAGtctagtggctcagtggttagcacttctgcctcacagcactggggtcatgagttcgattcccgaccatggtctcatctgtgtggagtttgtatgttctcccagtatttgcgtgggtttcctccgggtgctccggtttcctcccacactccaaaaacatactactaattggccgctatcaaaaatttaccctagtctgtctgtgtgcgagtatgtgtctatattagggaatttagactgtaagctccaatggggcagggactgatgtaaatgagatctctgtacagcgctgcagaattagtggcgctatataaataaatgatgatgacgatgatgagagGATATACGGATTTTGATAGTCTTAGAGGGAGATTTAATTGGCTGGGATGTCATCGTGATATCCCGCTACGCTATTATGGTAAGGAACCTTTGCTCATTTCCCCCTCGTGCCTCTAAGAGGTATGAGGAAAAGTGAGAGGAGATTCCGTTCTCAACATCAGCAAAACGTCTCTGTGGACTGTTCGAGACATTGCGCCAAATTGTTCACAGATTGGGGGTGTTCACAGATTGGCCAGACACCAGGCTAATTCCTCAACGCATGGGTGCTTCCTTATTGTGTAATCTAGCCATTGGCTGCCAAGATCTGGTAAAGATAATCCAGACATTCACTCCCGGGGCAGCAGAGGCTGGGGCGATTGCTTGCAGCCTGAAGGGGGGGTTCCAATTACCTAGAACTTCTAGCCTGTAATATGTTAGCGAATGTGGGGACATTGACCCATGAGGCTGCCCTGCAAATCTATGTGATGGGAGCAGAGGCCCTTTCTGCCCAGGAGAAAGACTGCTCAACAACTGGCTGGTGGAGCCATCGTACGCTTTTCTATCCATAACCTTTCAGCCATACCCGGACAATGGTAAAATGGGGAAAGTTTACTGCCTCCCCTGGGAAACAAATTATCTTCTGGTTTGTTTACTTAACTGATTAAACTGAATGAGAAGAGTCACAAGGCTTCTAATATAACCTGATCTAGAATACACTGTTAAAGTTCAGTAAATGGGGTGGATTGGTTTTAACAAAGCCCCTTATCTCATAGGCTGTAAATGCATTTTGCCAGGGCCATTACCATCTggttcatgtcattgtatgtaacttGTCTGTGTTATGGCAGCTTCTCTGCTTCCTCCAGGGGACAATCTTAAGGTGATGGTGTTAGGGAGGTGATATGGAAACGTGCATCACATAAAATGTGACAGGTTCCCTTTAATACTGAAAACATTAACACCAACAAAAGCCAATTTCTAATTGTAATCTAATTATGGATAGAGCCATGAAAGCACAATGTGCCAGCTGAGTACAGCGTGTGCCATGTCTAGCTCAGACACCATCAGTACCAGAAAACAGACTTCCATCAGGGTCAATGTCAACTAGATCTCAGGAAGTGTCTGGGGAAGAATCACTAGGCAAGAATCACTTTAGACAATGTTGGCTAaattgtgacactccaggtgttgtgaaactacaagtcccagcatgctttgccaatatatagcagcttattgctggaagggtatgctgggacttgtagtttcacaaacacctggagtgtcacaggttagctaacactgcACTAGGACAATGTACCTGTGTGGAAAGAATGGGGCTCAAAATAAGTAACTAGTCAACCGGTTTCAAGTCTGTAATAAAATCAATCACAAATAAAAGTATTCAGAAGTCactgtacataaatatatgcagCTTAGGGCTGATGTTACAATGTAACAGGGGTCTGTGTTCCTCTCCCAGTGGACACAGCTGCTGAATGATGAAACGCTGTCATCATCAGAGACAGACGAGCAGCTCCCTGTGCTGTAGGGGTAGTACTGGGGCTCGTTCATTCACACGCTGGGAAAAACCGACCTGCTCTTAGTGCTGTTTTATTACCAATACAACCTACTATACTGGTAGCACATGCATGAGAAGTGCTCTAATATTACAAACTGAGCGCTCATTTTACAACGCAAAACGAGCCCGTAAGAACCCATTCATTCATCCTATTCTTATTGCACTTGTCAGGCGTGAAAACAGCGATATCAGCAGTTAGGTGTAAACAAGCAGTTATAGAGCAGCTGCTGTAACACATTCAGTACTGACATGTAACGTGGAATAGTTGGAAGTCACAACGGAGGCGTATTTATAGCTACATAATTATACTTAGTTAGGGAAGAATGAAGTTGGCGGCTGGAATGTGGTTTTGAATCTTGGATACTACAATtatcacctatttatatagca is part of the Mixophyes fleayi isolate aMixFle1 chromosome 10, aMixFle1.hap1, whole genome shotgun sequence genome and harbors:
- the SPTY2D1 gene encoding protein SPT2 homolog; translated protein: MDFYNVLKVAAAKQSNDGSTKRYSLAVGPPKKDPKVKGVQSAAVQAFLRKKDEETRQKELREKRMKEELLAKRKELKHDKKARAMASRTKDNFRGYNGIPVEDKPKKRSSSPQKHPNASGHAENDDYLTEEEMYEFSQTESEQEEVEETPPPPKKQKFSHVKKPPPPAMNFEELLRLAEKKQFEPVEIVKPVKKNFERPRTAEEIREIEFLERKIQKTEKTFEKPAKTNSQVVKVSKSSSDKHSSSKVGRSEDQRLKNSSVSKSSSHERVRSGEKGTIKKHSDMSSRSEKPVSVAHSKVSKVSSNGNSKSSSGKELGAKQSSSSRSGMVSTNGKLKETVSSRGSSSGKPPGGFGPSSVRPSGGTSNSRPPGSSNSGSGRPSGAPVSASARPMGSSGSTKSSGGSGSVRPSGSSGSNSVRPSSSSGSVKPFGSSSSTNPSRGGHSTSSLSSARPSGVSGSNRPAGGTPSSASRPKVIPSGRELGSSSVRQQGGPTLGSSRLPPNSAPGRPGNNPVMGSGSKPKCTVVSETISSKNFVPKSANGPVNGMRPGQVNGVRPGQMNGMRSGPPPSGHRVMPRPPGPPLPPITSSYKRVLDDEEFDSDMEDFIDDGGEPQDEISRHIREIFGYDRTKYKDESDYALRYMESTFREQQKEEARSLRLGIQEDLEELRREEEELNRKTKPEKPKMKKR